A section of the Streptomyces sp. V3I8 genome encodes:
- a CDS encoding LCP family protein, whose product MTRRGRILVWTAGAFAVLVLGTAGVGAWMYQDLDDNISAADIDDKLGGDRPANLSPGSKNILVVGSDSRAGGNAKYGKDLTTMQSDTLMVMHVPANRKWATVVSFPRDSWVRISACDKGDRTTSASHHAKINEAFAIGGSSGKVAGAAACTIRTVEANTGLRIDHFMSVDFQGFKGMVNALGGIEVCPEQAIHDEKAHLDLEAGCQTVEDEQALGYVRARYSVGDGSDLGRIGRQQEFMEALADKAQSKLTSPNALYGFLQSATKSLTTDRDLAGIKPLYGLASEVKGIPGDRLTFLTVPNYPREADVATDKANVVWQYPQAGSLFTSLAKDKEVDKKELQADAEDPVYASSVRVQVLNGTGVPGRAAAVATKLRQAGFTVVGTGNAARTTRTTTATYPQGMGEQAKVLASRLSQARATQGADAAGGVVTLAVGTDLDPDDIL is encoded by the coding sequence CTGACGCGGCGGGGGCGGATCCTCGTATGGACGGCGGGGGCCTTCGCGGTGCTCGTCCTGGGGACGGCCGGGGTCGGCGCCTGGATGTACCAGGACCTCGACGACAACATCAGTGCCGCCGACATCGACGACAAGCTCGGCGGGGACCGTCCCGCCAACCTCAGCCCGGGCTCGAAGAACATCCTGGTCGTCGGTTCCGACAGCCGTGCGGGCGGCAACGCGAAGTACGGCAAGGACCTGACCACCATGCAGTCGGACACCCTGATGGTGATGCACGTCCCGGCGAACCGGAAATGGGCGACCGTGGTGTCCTTCCCGCGCGACTCGTGGGTGCGGATATCCGCGTGCGACAAGGGTGACAGGACCACCTCGGCATCCCATCACGCCAAGATCAACGAGGCGTTCGCGATCGGCGGCTCCAGCGGCAAGGTCGCCGGCGCCGCCGCCTGCACCATCAGGACGGTCGAGGCGAACACCGGACTGCGGATCGACCACTTCATGTCCGTCGACTTCCAGGGCTTCAAGGGCATGGTCAACGCCCTGGGCGGCATCGAGGTCTGCCCCGAGCAGGCCATCCACGACGAGAAGGCGCACCTGGACCTGGAAGCCGGCTGCCAGACCGTCGAGGACGAGCAGGCGCTCGGTTACGTACGCGCCCGCTACAGCGTCGGCGACGGTTCCGACCTCGGGCGCATCGGCCGCCAGCAGGAGTTCATGGAGGCGCTGGCCGACAAGGCGCAGTCCAAGCTGACCAGCCCGAACGCGCTCTACGGCTTCCTCCAGTCGGCCACGAAATCCCTGACCACGGACAGGGATTTGGCCGGCATCAAGCCGCTGTACGGCCTGGCCTCCGAGGTGAAGGGCATTCCGGGCGACAGGCTGACCTTCCTCACCGTGCCCAACTACCCGCGCGAGGCGGATGTGGCCACCGACAAGGCCAACGTCGTGTGGCAGTACCCGCAGGCCGGCAGCCTGTTCACCTCCCTCGCCAAGGACAAGGAGGTCGACAAGAAGGAACTGCAGGCCGACGCCGAGGACCCGGTCTACGCGTCGAGCGTGCGCGTCCAGGTGCTCAACGGCACCGGTGTCCCGGGGCGTGCCGCCGCCGTGGCCACGAAACTGCGCCAGGCCGGGTTCACCGTCGTCGGCACGGGCAACGCGGCGAGGACGACCCGCACCACCACCGCCACCTACCCGCAGGGGATGGGCGAGCAGGCGAAGGTGCTGGCGTCACGGCTGTCCCAGGCCCGGGCCACACAGGGGGCGGACGCTGCCGGGGGAGTGGTCACCCTCGCGGTGGGCACCGACCTCGATCCCGACGACATCCTGTGA
- a CDS encoding siderophore-interacting protein, with amino-acid sequence MITLEVRRREFLTPGSASVTLGGPALRDLVVTGNDQAVRLFFPREGQTALRMPTVSNEAWIAQLLLVPKSARPWVCNLTIRRARPADDEIDIEFALHGDSPMSSWVRRVRPGDPAGIFDTGSTYRLPGHAEGRLLVGDESALPAVLSILDGTPAPPATEVYLEVATKADIRAVEPPVGTRIHWFSRDDADLRPGALVLDALRGGPLPPGRLCTWVAGESRLATTVRRHLVDDRGVPKRDISFVGYWRLGRSTPG; translated from the coding sequence ATGATCACGCTGGAGGTACGCCGCCGTGAGTTCCTCACCCCGGGCTCCGCGAGCGTCACCCTCGGCGGACCGGCCCTGCGGGACCTGGTCGTCACCGGCAACGACCAGGCGGTGCGCCTCTTCTTCCCCCGCGAAGGACAGACCGCCCTGCGGATGCCCACCGTCTCGAACGAGGCCTGGATCGCCCAGCTCCTCCTGGTGCCCAAGTCGGCCCGGCCCTGGGTCTGCAACCTGACGATCCGGCGCGCACGGCCCGCGGACGACGAGATCGACATCGAGTTCGCCCTGCACGGTGACTCGCCCATGTCGTCCTGGGTGCGCCGGGTCCGGCCGGGCGATCCGGCCGGGATCTTCGACACCGGCAGTACGTACCGGCTGCCCGGACACGCGGAGGGGCGGCTGCTGGTCGGCGACGAGAGCGCGCTGCCCGCCGTCCTGTCGATCCTCGACGGAACACCGGCCCCGCCGGCCACGGAGGTCTACCTGGAGGTGGCGACGAAGGCCGACATCCGCGCCGTCGAGCCACCCGTCGGCACCCGCATCCACTGGTTCAGCCGCGACGACGCGGACCTGCGGCCCGGCGCCCTGGTCCTGGACGCCCTGCGCGGCGGACCGCTGCCGCCCGGCCGCCTCTGCACGTGGGTCGCGGGCGAGTCCCGGCTGGCGACCACGGTGCGGCGGCATCTCGTCGACGACCGCGGCGTACCCAAACGCGACATCTCGTTCGTCGGCTACTGGCGCCTGGGCCGATCCACCCCCGGCTGA
- a CDS encoding FCD domain-containing protein, producing the protein MQSIDDQVKAGAPWHAPAVDDTFGTTFADHAAVTEAIRAQDAELARTRMLTHHTHDRDARIRQSVARGLFADRSAPPSPAG; encoded by the coding sequence GTGCAGTCCATCGACGACCAGGTGAAGGCGGGCGCCCCGTGGCACGCCCCCGCGGTGGACGACACCTTCGGGACGACCTTCGCCGACCACGCGGCGGTGACGGAGGCGATCCGTGCCCAGGACGCCGAACTCGCCCGGACCCGGATGCTCACCCACCACACCCACGACCGCGACGCCCGCATACGGCAGAGCGTGGCCCGCGGCCTGTTCGCCGACCGATCCGCACCGCCCTCACCGGCCGGGTGA
- a CDS encoding M56 family metallopeptidase: MGVFVFLPLVLPLTAWPVARLAEQRLYPRTATRLLTALAVVMALCSTVCLGLLVVVGTAQLPGNPLPDAWSDPEVRAAVPYDEFAGKLAIPALLAVLLAGGRTLWRHRQVRRRAHRALAGLPATEVAVLPDETPYAYALPGGRRDRVVVTTALLSCLEPAERRALFAHERAHLAARHHRFLLAAQLAARANPFLRPLRTAVSFTAERWADEEAARAVGSRRAVARAIGKAALVSRGTAATTLAGLAAPGPVPRRVAALLGPAPALRSWPPVFTSVGLAAWGAAAGTAVSALSSANSAVTMVLILHAATPW; the protein is encoded by the coding sequence ATGGGGGTGTTCGTCTTTCTGCCGCTGGTCCTGCCGCTGACGGCCTGGCCGGTCGCACGCCTCGCCGAGCAGCGGCTGTACCCGCGGACCGCCACCCGGCTGCTGACCGCTCTGGCCGTGGTGATGGCGCTGTGCAGCACCGTGTGCCTGGGGCTGCTCGTGGTCGTCGGCACGGCACAGCTGCCCGGCAACCCGCTGCCCGACGCGTGGTCGGATCCCGAGGTGCGTGCGGCGGTGCCGTACGACGAGTTCGCGGGGAAGCTCGCGATACCGGCCCTGCTCGCTGTCCTGCTGGCCGGCGGCCGCACCCTGTGGCGGCACCGGCAGGTGCGCCGCCGCGCCCACCGGGCGCTCGCCGGCCTGCCCGCGACCGAGGTGGCCGTCCTGCCCGACGAGACGCCGTACGCGTACGCCCTCCCGGGCGGGCGCCGTGACCGGGTGGTGGTGACCACCGCCCTGCTGTCCTGCCTCGAACCGGCCGAAAGGCGCGCCCTGTTCGCGCACGAGCGCGCCCACCTCGCCGCCCGGCACCACCGGTTCCTGCTGGCCGCCCAGCTCGCCGCGCGCGCCAACCCGTTCCTGCGTCCGCTGCGTACGGCCGTGTCCTTCACGGCGGAACGCTGGGCGGACGAAGAGGCGGCACGGGCCGTCGGCAGCCGCAGGGCCGTGGCGCGCGCGATCGGCAAGGCGGCCCTGGTCTCCCGGGGCACCGCGGCGACCACTCTCGCGGGCCTCGCCGCACCGGGGCCGGTGCCGCGACGGGTGGCCGCTCTGCTCGGCCCCGCGCCCGCGCTGCGCAGCTGGCCCCCGGTGTTCACCTCGGTCGGTCTCGCCGCCTGGGGCGCGGCGGCCGGGACCGCGGTGTCCGCCCTGTCGTCCGCGAACTCCGCGGTGACGATGGTGCTCATCCTGCACGCGGCGACCCCCTGGTGA
- a CDS encoding ATP-binding protein, whose protein sequence is MIVWLNGTHGAGKTTTSALVQQLIPGSRVFDAEKVGETLMDITPKLPGPGTDNFQHWPPWRPLVVETARHVLDYTGGTLVVPMTVLVEEYWREISTGLAHHAIPVRHFVLHADQDTLRGRIEGDTLMGPSPFRLKYLEPYAEAARTWLHAAAEVVDTTRLTPAQAAERIAGIVKN, encoded by the coding sequence ATGATCGTATGGCTCAACGGCACCCACGGCGCGGGCAAGACGACGACCAGTGCGCTCGTACAGCAACTGATCCCCGGTTCACGGGTGTTCGACGCCGAGAAGGTCGGCGAGACACTCATGGACATCACTCCGAAGCTGCCCGGGCCCGGGACGGACAACTTCCAGCACTGGCCGCCGTGGCGGCCGCTCGTCGTCGAGACCGCCCGTCACGTCCTCGACTACACCGGCGGCACCCTGGTGGTACCCATGACCGTCCTGGTCGAGGAGTACTGGCGCGAGATCAGCACGGGCCTCGCCCACCACGCCATCCCGGTACGGCACTTCGTCCTCCACGCGGACCAGGACACCCTGCGCGGACGTATCGAGGGGGACACCCTCATGGGCCCCTCCCCGTTCCGCCTCAAGTACCTCGAGCCCTACGCCGAGGCGGCCCGCACCTGGCTGCACGCCGCGGCCGAGGTCGTCGACACCACCCGTCTCACCCCCGCCCAGGCCGCCGAACGGATCGCCGGGATCGTCAAAAACTGA
- a CDS encoding TerD family protein — MGVSLAKGGNVSLSKEAPGLTAVLVGLGWDVRTTTGADYDLDASALLLDASGKVLSDQHFVFYNNLKSPDGSVEHTGDNLTGEGEGDDESVKVDLAAVPAEVTKIVFPVSIHDAANRGQSFGQVQGAFIRVVNQAGGAEIARYDLSEDAATETAMVFGELYRHGAEWKFRAVGQGYASGLAGIASDFGVNV; from the coding sequence ATGGGAGTTTCCCTGGCCAAGGGCGGCAATGTCTCGCTCAGCAAGGAGGCGCCGGGCCTGACCGCCGTACTGGTCGGCCTCGGCTGGGACGTGCGCACCACCACCGGTGCCGACTACGACCTCGACGCCTCCGCACTGCTGCTCGACGCCTCCGGCAAGGTGCTGTCCGACCAGCACTTCGTCTTCTACAACAACCTCAAGAGCCCGGACGGTTCGGTCGAGCACACCGGTGACAACCTCACCGGTGAGGGCGAGGGCGACGACGAGTCGGTCAAGGTCGACCTCGCCGCCGTGCCCGCCGAGGTCACAAAGATCGTCTTCCCGGTCTCCATCCACGACGCCGCGAACCGCGGGCAGAGCTTCGGGCAGGTCCAGGGCGCCTTCATCCGCGTCGTCAACCAGGCCGGCGGCGCCGAGATTGCCCGCTACGACCTGTCCGAGGACGCGGCCACCGAGACGGCGATGGTCTTCGGCGAGCTGTACCGGCACGGCGCCGAGTGGAAGTTCCGGGCCGTGGGACAGGGCTACGCGTCCGGTCTGGCGGGCATCGCGTCCGACTTCGGCGTCAACGTCTGA
- a CDS encoding 2Fe-2S iron-sulfur cluster-binding protein, with product MQQQAPGSSTPHRLTTADEVEGIIGRPAPVIMLKQISALDEGCRTVLAHCPIAAVGHRDTDGTSRTTFIGGTPGFVRVHSPTRISFALPGGGDPHGPVSFFFLLPGVGEILRVNGSVAGRKGTTVTVDIEEAYVHCAQAVLRSRLWQPPAPAGPAAQTPGDGPLGAPGVADFLAAAPFLALSTWDPAGGSDTSPRGDRQAVARILDGHTLVVPDRRGNKRADTLHNLLRDDRLSFAALVPGRSGVLQVRGRGAITDDPALLETMALRGTPPQLALLIDVEHAEVSGNDALVRSRLWIPGAHLGTGPAPDMMAMAGEHLAAGSAESGGGPPAFLLRAVGAIPGMPRLLRLVVNRVYRSGLRKEGYEDLGPGGGGRPGAGGRRRGLLRRRPSGNGNGNDNVGSGDDDGVGGDAVGVGKPLREVRVTEVRRETPSAVTLVLEDAGENPGPFDFRPGQFFTLVADIDGRPVRRAYSASSVPGSSRLEVTVKHVEGGRFSTHVHRSLRAGDRLAVRGPSGSFHAGPRPPDEIVLVAAGSGVTPMMSMIRTRLAAAPAPREGRAGTAGRPDGGRIALLCSSRSADEVIFADELDRLARDHPGRLSVTHVLTRRDGRLDADGVRRWVTALSPARDAHYYVCGPGPLMDVVRDVLPGLGVPDELVHHERYTSGADTGTEVTVPWEMTVEEAGRPVGTVVVEPGRTLLDAGLAAGLPMPYSCTVGNCGDCMVRLRGGEVTQNEPDCLTPRQRADGYVLTCVNSPLSKVTLDIEDP from the coding sequence ATGCAGCAGCAAGCACCTGGATCGAGCACCCCACACCGTCTGACGACGGCGGACGAGGTCGAGGGGATCATCGGCCGTCCGGCGCCGGTGATCATGCTCAAGCAGATCAGCGCCCTCGACGAGGGCTGCCGGACCGTCCTGGCCCACTGCCCGATCGCGGCCGTCGGCCACCGGGACACCGATGGCACCAGCAGGACGACGTTCATCGGCGGCACACCGGGGTTCGTACGCGTCCACTCGCCCACCCGTATCTCGTTCGCCCTGCCCGGGGGCGGCGACCCGCACGGTCCGGTCTCGTTCTTCTTCCTCCTGCCGGGCGTCGGGGAGATCCTGCGCGTCAACGGTTCGGTGGCCGGACGGAAGGGCACGACGGTGACCGTCGACATCGAGGAGGCGTACGTGCACTGCGCGCAGGCCGTCCTCCGGTCCAGGCTGTGGCAGCCGCCCGCCCCGGCCGGGCCCGCCGCGCAGACACCCGGCGACGGGCCCCTGGGCGCGCCGGGCGTCGCCGACTTCCTGGCCGCGGCACCGTTCCTGGCCCTGTCCACCTGGGACCCGGCCGGTGGCAGCGACACGAGTCCGCGCGGGGACCGGCAGGCGGTGGCGCGGATCCTGGACGGTCACACGCTCGTCGTCCCGGACCGGAGGGGCAACAAGCGCGCCGACACACTCCACAACCTGCTGCGGGACGACCGGCTGTCGTTCGCCGCGCTCGTACCGGGGCGCAGCGGTGTGCTGCAGGTCCGCGGCCGCGGCGCGATCACCGACGATCCGGCGCTGCTGGAGACGATGGCACTGCGCGGGACGCCTCCGCAGCTGGCCCTGCTCATCGACGTCGAACACGCCGAGGTGAGCGGCAACGACGCCCTGGTGCGCTCGCGGCTGTGGATCCCGGGCGCGCACCTCGGCACAGGGCCCGCGCCGGACATGATGGCCATGGCGGGCGAACACCTCGCCGCGGGTTCGGCCGAGTCCGGCGGCGGACCGCCCGCGTTCCTCCTGAGGGCCGTCGGCGCGATCCCGGGGATGCCCCGGTTGCTGCGGCTGGTGGTGAACCGTGTCTACCGTTCCGGACTGCGGAAGGAGGGTTACGAGGACCTCGGACCCGGTGGGGGCGGGCGGCCCGGCGCGGGCGGACGGCGCCGCGGACTCCTGCGGCGGCGTCCCTCCGGCAACGGCAACGGCAACGACAACGTCGGCAGCGGCGATGACGACGGCGTCGGCGGCGATGCCGTCGGGGTGGGGAAGCCGCTGCGGGAGGTGCGCGTCACCGAGGTGCGCAGGGAGACGCCGAGCGCGGTCACCCTCGTACTGGAGGACGCCGGCGAGAACCCGGGACCGTTCGACTTCCGCCCCGGCCAGTTCTTCACCCTCGTCGCCGACATCGACGGCCGCCCGGTGCGGCGGGCCTACTCGGCCTCGTCGGTGCCCGGGTCGTCCCGGCTTGAGGTGACCGTCAAGCACGTGGAGGGCGGCCGGTTCTCCACCCACGTGCACCGGAGTCTGCGCGCCGGGGACCGTCTCGCGGTGCGTGGCCCGTCGGGCTCCTTCCACGCCGGGCCGCGGCCGCCGGACGAGATCGTGCTGGTCGCGGCGGGCAGCGGCGTGACACCGATGATGAGCATGATCCGCACACGCCTCGCCGCGGCCCCCGCGCCACGCGAAGGACGCGCAGGAACCGCCGGCCGTCCGGACGGCGGGAGGATCGCGCTGCTCTGCAGCAGCCGCAGCGCGGACGAGGTCATCTTCGCCGACGAGCTGGACCGGCTGGCGCGGGACCACCCCGGCCGGCTGTCGGTCACCCACGTCCTGACCCGCCGGGACGGACGGCTCGACGCGGACGGCGTACGCCGGTGGGTCACCGCCCTGTCCCCGGCCCGCGACGCCCACTACTACGTCTGCGGCCCCGGACCGCTGATGGACGTGGTCCGGGACGTGCTGCCCGGGCTGGGGGTCCCGGACGAACTGGTGCACCACGAGCGCTACACCAGCGGGGCGGACACCGGGACCGAGGTGACGGTGCCCTGGGAGATGACCGTCGAGGAGGCCGGCCGCCCCGTCGGCACGGTGGTGGTCGAGCCAGGCCGGACACTGCTCGACGCGGGTCTCGCCGCGGGGCTGCCGATGCCGTACTCCTGCACGGTCGGCAACTGCGGCGACTGCATGGTGCGGCTGCGCGGCGGAGAGGTGACGCAGAACGAGCCCGACTGCCTCACACCGCGCCAACGGGCCGACGGTTACGTACTCACGTGCGTGAACTCTCCGCTGTCGAAGGTCACCCTCGACATCGAGGACCCGTGA
- a CDS encoding sporulation protein, with translation MVFKRLLGSLGVGGPTVDTTLDPGAALPGSTLSGQVHLRGGDADFEIEHITLELLARVEAEHEDGESEGTVVFERFTVGGGFRLAAGEERGLPFGVTLPWETPITELYGQPLGIVLGVRTELAVAGAKDKGDLDQLTVQPLPVQEAVLEAFGQLGFGFRSADLEFGRIGGTGQQLPFYQELELTPSSQYAHAVNEIELTFLATPGGMEVVLEADKRGGLLSSGHDALTRFTVSHDGVAHQDWTTLVDGWIRQLVEQRASYGSRSAYEHGGDGHGYHGQRHDDHRSGPGTGTAVAAGAAGLAAGVVGGMVAAEVVDEVGDFFEGDEEDGEED, from the coding sequence ATGGTGTTCAAACGGCTACTCGGATCACTGGGTGTGGGCGGTCCCACGGTGGACACGACTCTCGACCCGGGAGCGGCTCTGCCCGGCTCCACCCTGTCGGGCCAGGTGCATCTGCGGGGCGGCGACGCCGACTTCGAGATCGAGCACATCACCCTGGAGCTGCTGGCGCGGGTCGAGGCCGAGCACGAGGACGGGGAGAGCGAGGGCACGGTCGTCTTCGAGCGGTTCACCGTCGGCGGCGGCTTCCGCCTCGCCGCGGGCGAGGAGCGCGGCCTCCCGTTCGGCGTGACGCTGCCCTGGGAGACCCCGATCACCGAGCTGTACGGGCAGCCGCTCGGCATCGTCCTCGGGGTACGCACCGAACTGGCGGTGGCAGGAGCGAAGGACAAGGGTGACCTCGACCAGCTCACGGTGCAGCCCCTGCCCGTCCAGGAGGCCGTCCTCGAAGCCTTCGGGCAGCTCGGCTTCGGCTTCCGGTCCGCCGACCTGGAGTTCGGCCGCATCGGCGGCACGGGCCAGCAACTCCCCTTCTACCAGGAGCTGGAGCTCACCCCGTCATCCCAGTACGCCCATGCCGTCAACGAGATCGAGCTGACCTTCCTCGCCACGCCCGGCGGTATGGAGGTCGTCCTGGAGGCCGACAAGCGCGGCGGGCTCCTCTCCTCCGGGCACGACGCGCTCACCCGCTTCACCGTCTCCCACGACGGGGTGGCGCACCAGGACTGGACCACCCTGGTCGACGGCTGGATCCGGCAACTGGTCGAGCAGCGTGCGTCCTACGGCTCGCGGTCCGCGTACGAGCACGGCGGTGACGGTCACGGGTACCACGGGCAGCGTCACGACGACCACCGCTCCGGGCCGGGCACGGGCACTGCCGTCGCCGCGGGGGCAGCCGGCCTGGCGGCCGGTGTCGTCGGCGGTATGGTCGCGGCCGAAGTCGTGGACGAGGTGGGCGACTTCTTCGAGGGTGACGAGGAGGACGGGGAAGAGGACTGA
- a CDS encoding BlaI/MecI/CopY family transcriptional regulator: protein MTDQRQRPPRRGQGELEAQILSALRAAEGPATAGWVQERLGGDLAYTTVITILTRLLAKGAVTRERVGRSFAWTSASDEAGLAAHRMRRVLDGESDREAVLASFVTSLAPDDERLLRELLGRARTEGED, encoded by the coding sequence GTGACGGACCAGCGGCAGCGTCCCCCACGGCGGGGTCAGGGCGAGCTGGAGGCGCAGATCCTGTCCGCCCTGCGCGCGGCGGAGGGCCCCGCGACCGCGGGCTGGGTGCAGGAACGGCTCGGCGGCGACCTCGCCTACACGACGGTCATCACGATCCTGACCCGGCTGCTGGCCAAGGGCGCGGTGACCCGCGAGCGCGTCGGCCGGTCCTTCGCCTGGACCTCGGCGTCGGACGAGGCGGGCCTGGCCGCACACCGGATGCGCAGGGTGCTCGACGGGGAGAGCGACCGCGAGGCCGTGCTGGCCAGCTTCGTGACCTCCCTGGCACCGGACGACGAACGCCTGCTGCGCGAACTGCTGGGCCGGGCCAGGACCGAAGGGGAAGACTGA
- a CDS encoding TerD family protein, with amino-acid sequence MSVNMTKGQQVSLSKADGSALNSVRMGLGWQAAPRKGFLARLTGGGEIDLDASAVLFAAGQPVDVVFFQHLTSDDGSVRHTGDNLTGGAGAGGDDESVLVDLARVPAQVDQIVFTVNSFTGQTFAEVQNAFCRLVDETTGTELARYTLTGGGRHTAQIMAKVQRTSGGWQMKAIGEPATGRTFQDLLPSIAPHL; translated from the coding sequence ATGTCGGTGAACATGACCAAGGGCCAGCAGGTCAGCCTGAGCAAGGCCGACGGCAGCGCCCTGAACTCGGTCCGGATGGGCCTCGGCTGGCAGGCCGCGCCCCGTAAGGGCTTCCTCGCCCGGCTCACCGGAGGCGGGGAGATCGACCTGGACGCCTCGGCCGTGCTCTTCGCGGCCGGGCAACCGGTCGACGTCGTCTTCTTCCAGCACCTGACCAGCGATGACGGTTCCGTCCGGCACACCGGCGACAACCTCACCGGCGGGGCAGGTGCCGGAGGCGACGACGAGTCCGTCCTGGTCGACCTGGCCCGCGTGCCCGCCCAGGTCGACCAGATCGTGTTCACCGTCAACTCCTTCACCGGCCAGACCTTCGCCGAGGTGCAGAACGCGTTCTGCCGGCTGGTGGACGAGACCACGGGGACCGAGCTGGCCCGCTACACCCTGACCGGCGGCGGCAGGCACACCGCCCAGATCATGGCCAAGGTCCAGCGCACGAGCGGCGGCTGGCAGATGAAGGCCATCGGCGAACCCGCCACCGGCCGCACCTTCCAGGACCTGCTCCCGTCCATCGCGCCCCATCTGTAG